Proteins encoded by one window of Synechococcus sp. WH 7805:
- a CDS encoding formylglycine-generating enzyme family protein, with translation MHMSGQRAQMVVIPAGTYRVGSESFYPEEAPIRSIQLQSFVIDVAPVTNAEFARFVADTGYQTVSEKPPDPELYPNLPPEQQCPESAVFTPPPASVDRSQPLSWWALVEGADWRHPQGPSTTIDNLMEHPVVHLAYEDALAYAEWAGKRLPTADEWEVAARGGLVGHEYAWGSEMTPEGQWLANVWQGPFPWINEQTDGWFWTSPVGSFPANGYGLVDMCGNVWEWTSTLFPVPKGEQERRIIKGGSFLCAENYCHRFRPAALMGQTTDTATCHMGFRCAADSD, from the coding sequence ATGCACATGAGTGGTCAGCGCGCTCAGATGGTTGTTATTCCTGCCGGGACGTATCGCGTCGGTTCAGAGTCTTTCTATCCGGAAGAGGCTCCAATCCGATCCATTCAATTGCAGTCGTTTGTGATCGATGTGGCGCCAGTCACGAATGCCGAGTTTGCTCGGTTTGTTGCCGACACCGGCTATCAGACAGTCTCTGAAAAGCCGCCTGATCCAGAGCTGTATCCCAACCTGCCCCCAGAGCAGCAATGCCCTGAATCGGCAGTCTTCACGCCGCCTCCAGCGAGTGTCGATCGCAGCCAACCTCTTTCCTGGTGGGCCTTGGTGGAAGGTGCGGATTGGCGCCATCCCCAGGGACCTTCAACCACCATCGACAACCTCATGGAGCATCCGGTGGTGCATCTTGCTTACGAGGATGCATTGGCTTATGCCGAATGGGCAGGAAAACGCCTGCCAACAGCTGATGAATGGGAAGTGGCGGCTCGGGGCGGCCTCGTTGGGCATGAATATGCCTGGGGGTCGGAGATGACCCCCGAAGGCCAGTGGCTAGCCAATGTCTGGCAAGGGCCGTTCCCTTGGATCAATGAGCAGACCGACGGCTGGTTTTGGACGTCTCCTGTCGGCAGTTTCCCTGCCAATGGCTATGGCTTGGTCGATATGTGCGGCAACGTCTGGGAATGGACGTCGACGTTGTTCCCTGTTCCGAAAGGAGAGCAGGAAAGGCGGATTATCAAGGGCGGATCGTTTTTGTGTGCGGAAAACTATTGCCATCGGTTCCGGCCGGCTGCATTGATGGGCCAGACAACCGACACCGCAACGTGTCACATGGGTTTTCGTTGCGCAGCCGATTCAGATTGA
- a CDS encoding bifunctional cobalt-precorrin-7 (C(5))-methyltransferase/cobalt-precorrin-6B (C(15))-methyltransferase — translation MIDVIGTDAGAPASLPPMHQSLVQDADLVAAPKRMLPQLVDWLGSRATEQQRLASDDPIALSEALRPLAQTLRIVVLASGDPLWFGIGRVLIERLGSKRLRFHPAPSSMQLAFARLGRPWQEAEWISLHGRDPSPLAQRLQKRPAALAVLTDPGRGGVEEVRATLRGSGLESSYCLWLCEALGHHDERVQCIEANKPCPDDLHPLHLVVLLAQPPVPSAPEALPLFGIEDGDYLQHDDRPGLMTKREVRIQLLSDLDLPEQGVLWDLGAGTGSVGLEALRLRPRLQLMAIERRSGGGALIQANARRLGVAPSSVLEGDALTLLPQLPDPDRVLVGGGGRQRTALLKGVIDRLRPGGIVVIPLATLEALAELRPVLELAGLQLRISQQQSWRGQPLAEGTRLAPMNPVLILKGTKPGS, via the coding sequence ATGATCGATGTGATCGGAACCGACGCTGGCGCACCTGCGTCCCTACCTCCGATGCACCAAAGCCTGGTGCAAGACGCTGACCTGGTGGCAGCTCCAAAGCGCATGCTGCCCCAACTTGTGGATTGGCTGGGCAGTCGCGCCACCGAACAGCAGCGCTTGGCCAGTGATGATCCGATTGCCCTCAGTGAAGCCCTTCGCCCGCTTGCGCAGACCCTGCGGATTGTGGTGCTGGCCAGTGGAGATCCCCTGTGGTTCGGCATTGGTCGCGTGTTGATCGAGCGGCTGGGGAGCAAGCGGCTGCGTTTCCACCCAGCACCCTCCTCCATGCAGCTGGCCTTCGCCCGCCTGGGCAGACCCTGGCAGGAAGCCGAATGGATCAGCCTGCACGGCCGTGATCCCAGCCCCCTGGCCCAGCGGTTGCAGAAACGGCCGGCCGCCCTGGCGGTGCTCACCGATCCAGGCCGAGGGGGCGTCGAAGAGGTCCGCGCGACTCTGCGCGGCAGCGGACTCGAATCGAGCTACTGCCTCTGGCTGTGTGAAGCCCTCGGTCACCACGACGAACGCGTGCAGTGCATCGAAGCGAACAAGCCTTGCCCGGATGACCTTCATCCTCTGCACCTGGTTGTACTGCTGGCCCAACCTCCCGTCCCATCCGCGCCAGAGGCTCTTCCATTGTTTGGGATTGAGGATGGCGACTACCTGCAGCACGACGACCGCCCTGGGCTGATGACCAAACGGGAGGTGCGCATCCAGCTGCTCTCGGATCTCGACCTGCCGGAACAAGGCGTACTTTGGGATCTGGGGGCTGGAACAGGGAGTGTGGGCCTGGAGGCCCTACGCCTGCGCCCGCGGCTGCAGCTGATGGCGATCGAACGACGAAGCGGTGGCGGGGCTTTGATCCAGGCCAATGCCCGACGCCTCGGCGTTGCACCGAGCTCCGTACTTGAAGGGGATGCTCTGACGCTGCTGCCTCAGCTTCCGGATCCAGATCGCGTGCTGGTGGGAGGAGGCGGGCGCCAACGAACAGCCCTGCTGAAGGGAGTGATTGATCGCCTCAGACCCGGCGGCATCGTGGTCATCCCCCTGGCCACCCTGGAAGCTCTTGCCGAACTGCGGCCTGTGCTCGAGCTGGCCGGGCTGCAGCTGCGGATCAGCCAGCAACAATCCTGGCGCGGTCAGCCTCTTGCCGAGGGCACTCGCCTGGCGCCGATGAATCCCGTTCTGATCCTCAAGGGCACAAAACCGGGGTCCTGA
- a CDS encoding outer membrane protein, giving the protein MALLATLSFLSVEVAAKPQDESTPDEANATDFSTPLVLSQAESVNNEEESQEDEEDSWRVYLDLYAFLVPTTYTTSEVNGNRTDSELPLSEVIDKLDKALTFRAQVEYGRLGFMAGIYSGSLSDSQSANFYNETNNPLRNRLDLPSALRKRTLRVEGDLDLDVEANQTIVDLAFRYRGGAIQKPRMEKGSSSFLGLVGARIIDANVRTNFTLNNETTLSVEGVRVNRELSRKLEKSSSENFGNTWVQPLIGVYGTYAISEDWQAFAYLDAGGFGLSGEKDLSGTAQAGIAYALGNSAQISLSYKYFGLDYAGGGGNSYSVDQSGVNLGLRWLFD; this is encoded by the coding sequence TTGGCCCTTCTTGCGACACTGAGCTTCCTGAGTGTGGAGGTTGCAGCGAAGCCACAAGACGAAAGCACTCCTGACGAGGCGAACGCAACTGATTTCAGCACACCACTGGTGCTTAGCCAGGCTGAATCAGTCAACAATGAGGAAGAATCTCAGGAAGATGAGGAAGACTCCTGGCGGGTCTATCTTGATCTCTATGCCTTTTTGGTGCCGACGACTTACACGACGTCAGAAGTCAATGGCAACAGAACAGACTCAGAACTACCACTTTCCGAGGTCATCGACAAGCTCGATAAAGCACTGACCTTCAGAGCTCAGGTGGAATATGGACGCTTGGGGTTCATGGCAGGGATCTACAGCGGCAGTTTGTCGGATAGCCAATCCGCAAACTTCTACAACGAAACCAACAATCCCTTACGAAACCGACTGGATCTTCCAAGTGCTCTTCGAAAACGCACTCTTCGTGTCGAAGGCGATCTTGATCTCGATGTAGAGGCCAATCAAACCATCGTTGATCTGGCTTTCCGTTACCGCGGGGGTGCTATCCAGAAACCTCGCATGGAAAAAGGGAGCAGCAGCTTTCTTGGACTTGTCGGAGCGAGGATCATTGACGCCAACGTTCGCACCAACTTCACGCTGAACAACGAGACAACACTCTCCGTTGAGGGAGTACGCGTCAACAGAGAACTCAGCCGCAAATTGGAGAAATCCTCAAGTGAAAATTTCGGCAACACCTGGGTGCAACCGCTGATTGGTGTCTATGGCACCTATGCCATCAGTGAGGACTGGCAGGCCTTTGCCTACCTTGACGCAGGTGGATTCGGGCTGAGCGGAGAAAAGGATCTGAGTGGAACCGCCCAGGCAGGCATTGCCTATGCGCTAGGAAACTCAGCTCAGATCTCACTCTCCTACAAGTATTTCGGCCTTGACTATGCCGGAGGCGGTGGTAATTCCTACAGCGTTGATCAAAGCGGCGTGAACCTAGGCCTGCGCTGGCTGTTTGACTGA
- a CDS encoding DUF1254 domain-containing protein produces MTKIFSSSATAALLGIALIAGGCGQTKAPDASSEAQSDATAKASSSSQASKPEDCPKPAVEIQSEEVVPVTKANYAAAETQIVMAAYVGKIAKATCSGGVGVLWNDSKAADPKDRTVIRINFDTLYSWLVLDLNSPATITLPETGGRYQSAMVVNDEGYTYVHQDPGEYKLTKEAVGSRYATVAFRTGVNIQDPADVAKAQALQAKLAVKQAQKGTFIQPNQWNKEQMLALRADYNKERNEKGIQSEALYGRKGVVSPEQNNMGVAVGIGGLPKEGAVYLFYTPTSTDPQTLTLKDVPNADNAFWSLTVYDKEGFPTGEPFNLNSAFAKTNDQGDVVVHFGGDKNQDNYLAIYPGWNATLRIYKPKPAYFDGSWDRPELQLAQ; encoded by the coding sequence ATGACCAAAATTTTTTCCAGTTCCGCTACTGCGGCTCTGCTTGGCATCGCTTTGATTGCAGGCGGATGCGGTCAGACCAAAGCGCCTGATGCATCCTCCGAAGCACAATCTGATGCAACAGCAAAGGCATCATCTTCATCGCAAGCGTCTAAGCCAGAGGATTGCCCGAAGCCTGCCGTTGAGATCCAAAGTGAAGAGGTTGTGCCCGTTACCAAGGCCAACTACGCCGCAGCAGAAACCCAAATCGTGATGGCCGCTTATGTGGGCAAAATTGCCAAGGCCACCTGCAGTGGAGGTGTGGGGGTGTTGTGGAACGACAGCAAGGCTGCTGATCCCAAGGATCGAACGGTGATCCGGATTAATTTCGATACCCTCTATTCCTGGTTGGTTCTTGATCTCAACAGCCCAGCGACGATCACATTGCCTGAAACGGGTGGTCGTTATCAGAGCGCCATGGTTGTGAATGATGAAGGGTATACCTATGTGCATCAAGATCCCGGTGAATACAAGCTCACCAAGGAGGCCGTTGGCAGTCGCTATGCAACGGTGGCCTTCCGTACCGGTGTGAACATTCAGGACCCAGCTGATGTTGCGAAGGCGCAGGCCTTGCAGGCCAAGCTTGCGGTGAAGCAGGCACAGAAAGGGACCTTCATTCAGCCCAACCAATGGAATAAGGAGCAAATGCTTGCTCTGCGCGCCGACTACAACAAGGAGCGCAACGAGAAGGGGATCCAGTCGGAGGCCTTGTATGGGCGTAAGGGAGTCGTTTCTCCTGAGCAGAACAATATGGGAGTCGCCGTTGGCATTGGTGGACTTCCCAAAGAGGGAGCGGTGTACCTCTTCTACACACCCACATCAACCGATCCCCAGACACTCACTCTTAAAGATGTTCCCAATGCTGATAATGCCTTCTGGTCATTGACTGTGTATGACAAGGAGGGCTTCCCCACGGGTGAGCCGTTCAATTTGAACAGCGCCTTTGCGAAAACGAATGACCAGGGCGACGTTGTCGTTCACTTTGGCGGTGATAAAAATCAAGACAACTATCTTGCAATCTATCCAGGTTGGAATGCCACCTTGCGCATCTACAAACCTAAGCCTGCCTATTTCGACGGCAGTTGGGACCGGCCTGAATTGCAGTTAGCTCAATAG
- a CDS encoding DUF1254 domain-containing protein, whose protein sequence is MPVRSIARRGSLALLASAITAGVLVSSCGKSEESKTASAGSDCPKAAVVQEGTAVTPVTKANYAVAETEVILADYVRKIAKGTCSDGVGVFLHQRAAMDPKERTILRPNFDTLYSFAVLDLESPATVVLPDTDRYQILEVIDEEHWIPLISDKPGSYELTKESVGSRYAFAFVRTQVNVQDPEDLKKAAAAQDGIKLEQAKKGEFVSKKKYDMKEILALREDYNKRREPEGVTSEMAFGKKGELTEELRNFGVAVGWGGLPKEGAVYPFPKVVNSTEPHTLTLKDVPSDPRAFWSVTVYDQKGFSTGESYNINSAFAKKNENGDYVIHLGGDKSKDNYLDIYPGWNVALRIYSPTENYFNGNWTPPQFEPAN, encoded by the coding sequence ATGCCAGTGCGCTCTATCGCCCGCCGCGGCTCCCTAGCGCTTTTGGCCTCTGCCATCACGGCAGGTGTTTTGGTGAGCTCCTGCGGCAAGTCGGAAGAGAGCAAGACGGCTTCGGCTGGCAGCGACTGTCCGAAAGCAGCGGTGGTTCAGGAGGGCACAGCCGTGACACCGGTGACAAAAGCCAATTACGCCGTTGCAGAAACTGAAGTGATCTTGGCGGATTACGTACGCAAGATCGCCAAGGGCACCTGCAGCGATGGCGTTGGTGTTTTCCTCCACCAGCGCGCAGCCATGGATCCAAAGGAGCGCACCATCCTGCGCCCCAATTTCGACACCCTGTATTCCTTCGCGGTGCTTGATCTCGAGAGCCCCGCCACTGTGGTCCTTCCTGATACGGACCGTTACCAGATTCTCGAAGTCATCGATGAAGAGCATTGGATTCCCCTGATCAGTGACAAACCAGGCAGTTATGAGTTGACCAAGGAGTCAGTTGGCAGTCGCTATGCCTTCGCTTTCGTACGCACGCAGGTCAATGTGCAGGATCCAGAGGATCTCAAGAAAGCAGCTGCTGCGCAGGATGGGATCAAGCTTGAGCAAGCCAAGAAAGGTGAATTTGTCTCGAAGAAGAAATACGACATGAAAGAGATCCTTGCTTTGCGTGAGGATTACAACAAGCGTCGAGAACCTGAAGGAGTTACATCAGAGATGGCGTTTGGAAAGAAGGGTGAATTGACAGAGGAATTGCGTAACTTTGGCGTTGCGGTTGGCTGGGGCGGCCTTCCCAAAGAGGGAGCCGTTTATCCCTTCCCCAAAGTGGTCAATTCCACTGAGCCCCACACGCTCACCTTGAAAGATGTACCCAGTGATCCCCGTGCTTTCTGGTCGGTGACTGTCTATGACCAGAAGGGGTTTTCAACCGGTGAAAGCTATAATATTAACAGTGCGTTTGCCAAAAAGAATGAGAATGGAGACTATGTGATTCACTTGGGTGGAGATAAGAGCAAAGACAATTATCTTGATATCTATCCAGGCTGGAATGTTGCTCTACGGATTTACTCGCCAACTGAGAATTATTTCAACGGAAACTGGACACCGCCTCAATTTGAGCCTGCGAATTGA
- a CDS encoding DUF192 domain-containing protein, with protein MELPPPPQNLPIEARWCLESRESACIDLEVADTPREQQLGLMQRPALPPLRGMWFPASPPRPMRFWMLNTLAALDLVFVRDGQVLAISAEVPVCPSLPCPSYWADADGNGRADFADGVIEIGAGEAARLGIKIGDSVVIEGL; from the coding sequence ATGGAGCTGCCACCGCCACCGCAAAACCTGCCGATTGAAGCGCGCTGGTGCCTGGAGTCGCGTGAATCCGCCTGCATTGATCTGGAGGTGGCTGATACGCCCAGGGAACAGCAGCTCGGCTTGATGCAACGTCCAGCGCTGCCGCCGCTGCGAGGCATGTGGTTCCCCGCCAGTCCGCCCCGCCCCATGCGCTTCTGGATGTTGAACACCCTCGCCGCGCTCGATCTGGTGTTTGTGCGGGATGGACAGGTGCTGGCGATTTCCGCTGAAGTGCCTGTCTGTCCATCGCTTCCTTGCCCGTCCTATTGGGCGGATGCTGATGGAAACGGGCGTGCGGATTTCGCTGATGGTGTGATCGAGATCGGTGCTGGCGAAGCGGCGCGCCTGGGGATCAAGATCGGCGACTCCGTTGTGATTGAAGGCCTGTGA
- a CDS encoding DUF1254 domain-containing protein, which translates to MTMTRRLSPVFKGLSTVTLAALLAVGYSSKSDGGNQSLNKGSGDVPKGYTSPIPDELMTPDSVKTSAGTFNFFDGMPDAVTAKASFDNLKFIRAYETFLTLMPAASIEMLRAGHASQGVTDHTKVMLMAPLNSNPLFLTGNTDTVYGSTFFNLKNTGPLVIEIPAGLGPGTINDAFFRFVADTGAPGPDKGKGGKYLILGPDDKEPENTDGYFVFRSPSYSNWLILRAFLDDEGKPDQAVANYKKGLRLYPLSQKDDPPAMTFIQGGEGVFNTVHANNFHFFEELDTVIQREPINLLDPELRGLASSIGLEKGKPFAPSAQERELLEEAVQVGVAYVRADMGKPRNPEVYFYEGKQWFTPFGGGSYEWLIDGGKGGRNLDARNNFFWGYTVNTPAMVLKMEGVGSQYGVVATDSTGAYLDGSKTYKFTVEADVPAKDFWSMVVYDPQTRSELQTDQLLPSKNSKRNQDMVVNADGTTDLYFGPSAPKGMEANWIQTVPGKGWFAVFRLYGPLQPWFDKTWQLNDIEQVK; encoded by the coding sequence ATGACCATGACGCGTCGGCTGAGTCCGGTTTTCAAAGGACTCTCCACTGTCACCCTTGCTGCTTTGCTCGCTGTGGGCTATTCCAGTAAGTCTGATGGCGGCAATCAGTCTTTGAATAAAGGCAGCGGTGATGTCCCTAAGGGGTATACGTCGCCTATTCCGGACGAGCTGATGACGCCGGATTCGGTGAAAACCAGTGCCGGTACGTTCAACTTCTTTGATGGCATGCCCGATGCGGTCACTGCCAAGGCCAGCTTCGACAACCTCAAGTTCATTCGGGCTTATGAGACGTTCCTTACCTTGATGCCTGCGGCCAGCATCGAGATGTTGCGGGCTGGACATGCCTCTCAGGGAGTGACGGATCACACCAAGGTCATGTTGATGGCCCCACTGAATTCCAACCCCCTCTTTCTCACGGGTAACACCGATACGGTGTATGGGTCCACCTTCTTCAATTTGAAGAATACAGGGCCGTTGGTGATCGAGATTCCGGCAGGTCTTGGCCCTGGCACCATCAATGATGCATTCTTCCGCTTCGTGGCTGATACCGGAGCTCCCGGGCCGGACAAGGGCAAAGGCGGCAAGTATCTGATCCTTGGTCCTGACGACAAGGAGCCTGAGAATACCGATGGTTATTTCGTTTTCCGTTCGCCCAGTTACTCCAACTGGTTGATTTTAAGAGCCTTTCTCGATGATGAGGGTAAGCCAGATCAGGCTGTTGCGAATTATAAGAAAGGCCTAAGGCTCTACCCACTTTCGCAGAAAGATGACCCTCCAGCAATGACCTTTATTCAAGGAGGTGAAGGTGTATTTAACACGGTTCATGCGAATAATTTCCACTTCTTTGAAGAGCTCGACACGGTGATTCAGCGGGAGCCGATCAATCTGCTTGATCCTGAATTAAGAGGTTTGGCGTCATCGATTGGTCTGGAAAAAGGCAAGCCTTTTGCACCCAGCGCGCAGGAACGAGAACTCCTGGAGGAGGCGGTGCAGGTGGGTGTGGCTTATGTGCGCGCTGATATGGGCAAACCTCGCAACCCTGAGGTTTATTTCTACGAAGGTAAGCAATGGTTCACACCGTTTGGTGGTGGGAGCTACGAATGGCTGATTGATGGCGGTAAAGGAGGTCGGAATCTCGACGCTCGAAACAATTTCTTCTGGGGATACACCGTCAACACGCCAGCGATGGTGCTGAAGATGGAGGGCGTTGGCTCCCAGTACGGAGTGGTGGCTACAGATTCCACTGGCGCCTATCTCGATGGCAGCAAGACCTACAAATTCACGGTTGAGGCCGATGTTCCGGCGAAGGATTTCTGGTCGATGGTTGTTTATGACCCTCAGACCCGTTCTGAGCTGCAGACCGATCAGCTTCTTCCCAGCAAGAACAGCAAGCGCAATCAAGACATGGTTGTGAATGCTGACGGAACCACTGATCTGTATTTCGGCCCCTCAGCGCCGAAAGGTATGGAAGCGAATTGGATTCAAACGGTTCCTGGTAAGGGCTGGTTCGCTGTCTTCCGTCTCTATGGCCCGCTTCAACCTTGGTTCGACAAAACCTGGCAGCTCAACGACATCGAGCAGGTCAAGTGA
- a CDS encoding PAS domain-containing protein → MADVSALMRSVLAGTDAHVYVKDSNFHFVYGNAAVARTLQTTPEQMIGKADVDFVDEQSAFPFREADQRVLATGKPEVLLTEIFVNGERLAFEDRKFPVQLPDGSEGVGGIAFLRRDQ, encoded by the coding sequence ATGGCCGATGTTTCAGCTCTGATGCGGTCGGTGCTTGCCGGTACGGATGCCCACGTGTACGTCAAGGACTCCAACTTTCATTTCGTTTATGGCAATGCGGCTGTGGCCCGCACATTGCAAACGACCCCTGAGCAGATGATCGGAAAAGCCGATGTTGATTTCGTTGATGAGCAATCGGCTTTTCCTTTTCGCGAAGCCGATCAACGGGTCCTTGCTACTGGTAAGCCTGAGGTTTTGCTCACCGAGATCTTTGTCAACGGAGAACGATTGGCCTTCGAAGACCGTAAGTTTCCCGTGCAGCTTCCCGATGGCAGCGAGGGCGTTGGCGGCATCGCCTTTTTGCGTCGAGATCAATGA
- a CDS encoding DUF1254 domain-containing protein, giving the protein MKRFTRLQFVLASALLVAGSGVVLKANNLIPKGYNTPIPGDVLTPDSVQTRIGTFNYFDGFPDDETMRKARRQVDLGRGVQTFLNFIPAASLEMLYVGHRDGYGLKPNRDIGLFEELMSSTSLWLTGNTDTVYASAFLDLSEGPVVVEVPPGTGPGTVNDAFFRFVVDMGGPGPDKGKGGKYLILGPGQEAPASTEGYFVARTPSKINWLILRGFLDQQGKPDTAKAAFMNGLKVYPFAKRNNPPANTFKNLTGSDVNTIHANDFKFYEELNDVIQREPSEVFSPELLGMASAIGIQKGKPFKPSKEQKALLTEAVAIGNATARSILFAPQDPKAYIYPGKAGYWQTGFPGGNHDYVVNGGKGGRDMDGRTLFFYLATVNTPAMVLELPGVGSQYAFSSRDSSGAYLDGSKTYKLNIPANPPAKRFWSFVVYDPQTRSMLQSKEMPYPSKNNKRNPEMAKNADGSIDLYFGPEAPAGKEANWVKTVPGKGWFGIFRLYGPGQEWFDRSWKLGAIEKI; this is encoded by the coding sequence ATGAAACGCTTCACCCGCCTTCAGTTTGTTCTCGCTTCCGCTCTGCTCGTAGCCGGAAGTGGGGTTGTTCTCAAAGCCAACAACCTCATTCCCAAGGGTTACAACACGCCAATTCCTGGTGATGTGTTGACGCCGGATTCGGTTCAAACCCGAATCGGTACGTTCAATTATTTCGATGGTTTTCCCGACGATGAAACCATGCGCAAGGCACGCCGTCAGGTGGACCTAGGGCGTGGCGTTCAGACATTCCTGAACTTCATTCCCGCAGCATCCCTCGAGATGCTCTACGTCGGTCACCGTGATGGCTATGGCTTGAAGCCAAATCGCGACATCGGGTTGTTCGAAGAGCTGATGAGCTCCACATCCCTCTGGCTCACTGGGAACACCGACACGGTATACGCCTCAGCCTTTCTGGATCTCAGTGAAGGTCCTGTTGTGGTGGAAGTTCCCCCTGGCACAGGTCCTGGAACTGTCAATGATGCCTTCTTCCGTTTTGTTGTTGATATGGGCGGCCCTGGTCCAGATAAAGGTAAGGGCGGCAAGTATTTGATTCTTGGCCCAGGTCAGGAAGCTCCGGCGAGCACAGAGGGCTACTTCGTGGCCAGAACCCCGAGCAAGATCAACTGGCTGATCCTTCGTGGCTTCCTCGATCAGCAAGGCAAGCCCGATACAGCAAAAGCGGCATTTATGAATGGCCTCAAGGTGTATCCCTTCGCTAAAAGGAACAACCCTCCTGCCAACACGTTCAAGAACCTTACCGGTTCTGACGTGAACACGATCCATGCCAATGACTTCAAGTTCTACGAAGAACTCAATGACGTGATCCAGCGTGAGCCATCTGAGGTTTTCTCTCCTGAACTCCTGGGGATGGCTTCAGCAATCGGCATTCAAAAAGGGAAGCCATTTAAGCCATCGAAGGAACAAAAAGCCCTGCTGACTGAAGCTGTTGCCATCGGAAATGCCACAGCGCGTTCGATTCTGTTTGCTCCGCAGGATCCCAAGGCCTATATCTATCCCGGTAAAGCCGGCTACTGGCAAACCGGCTTCCCAGGCGGAAACCATGACTATGTCGTCAATGGCGGCAAGGGTGGGCGCGACATGGACGGACGCACCCTGTTTTTCTATCTCGCCACAGTGAATACTCCGGCGATGGTGCTGGAACTTCCTGGTGTGGGTTCGCAGTACGCCTTTTCTTCTCGTGACAGTAGCGGTGCCTATCTGGATGGTTCTAAAACCTACAAACTCAACATCCCTGCCAATCCCCCTGCCAAGAGGTTCTGGTCGTTTGTTGTTTACGACCCGCAAACCCGCTCCATGTTGCAGAGCAAGGAGATGCCCTACCCCAGCAAAAACAACAAGCGCAATCCTGAGATGGCCAAGAATGCCGACGGCAGCATTGATCTGTATTTCGGCCCTGAAGCCCCTGCTGGGAAAGAGGCCAACTGGGTGAAGACGGTTCCAGGAAAGGGTTGGTTCGGCATCTTCCGTCTTTATGGCCCAGGTCAGGAATGGTTTGACCGCTCCTGGAAGCTGGGAGCGATTGAAAAAATCTGA
- a CDS encoding NAD(P)/FAD-dependent oxidoreductase — MARSVDVAVIGGGFAGITAARDLQKRGFKVLLLEARDRLGGRTWHKPVNGFAVELGGTWIHWTQPFVWAEKERYGLEIQETPGCAAERIAIKIGDQVHDLREDQLAEFVDGFHQFFAESKAVWELPYDSRHTREAIVECDALTVADRMNALELTPLQRTAVGGMLEILSMNQPANASYVEMMRCWSLTGWNYELFNDTAARYKFTEGTGALVSAIEEDGAFEVALNTSVSSIQHSATGVSVTTVNGEVVTAKRAVVTVPLNVLNSVSFDPPLSAVKQEASQLKHVGGGYKVFFEVEGDPGAVMTLSRSTDSPLIGSFTYKRGEQHSVLAGFSLEPGALEKPVSEWQTILEEFIPGVRLLSTFGHDWGDDALSNGSWCTYRPGCFERFADELPHHEGHLYFASGDTTEGWRGFIEGAIASGSRTAVNVADSLTSQAAASVKQPAQA; from the coding sequence ATGGCTCGTTCTGTTGATGTGGCTGTGATTGGTGGTGGTTTTGCCGGGATCACAGCAGCCCGTGACCTTCAAAAGCGGGGTTTCAAGGTCCTTCTCTTGGAAGCCCGAGATCGCTTGGGCGGTCGTACCTGGCACAAGCCGGTGAACGGTTTTGCGGTGGAACTTGGTGGAACCTGGATTCATTGGACCCAGCCATTCGTCTGGGCGGAAAAAGAACGCTACGGCCTTGAGATTCAGGAAACACCCGGCTGTGCTGCCGAGCGGATTGCGATCAAGATCGGTGATCAGGTGCATGACCTGCGCGAAGACCAGTTGGCTGAATTTGTTGATGGCTTTCATCAGTTTTTTGCAGAATCCAAGGCGGTTTGGGAGCTCCCTTACGACTCTCGTCACACGCGTGAGGCGATTGTTGAATGTGATGCTCTAACGGTGGCTGATCGGATGAATGCTTTGGAACTCACTCCCTTGCAGCGGACTGCTGTCGGGGGCATGCTCGAGATCCTTTCGATGAACCAACCCGCGAATGCTTCCTATGTGGAGATGATGCGTTGCTGGTCGCTCACCGGTTGGAATTACGAGCTGTTCAACGACACTGCCGCCCGTTACAAGTTCACGGAAGGGACTGGCGCTCTCGTTTCTGCGATTGAAGAGGATGGTGCTTTTGAAGTTGCACTGAACACGTCGGTGTCCTCTATTCAGCACTCAGCGACCGGTGTGTCAGTGACAACCGTGAATGGTGAGGTTGTCACTGCCAAGCGTGCTGTGGTGACTGTGCCGCTGAATGTGTTGAACAGCGTTTCGTTTGATCCGCCGCTCTCTGCGGTGAAGCAAGAGGCTTCGCAGCTGAAGCACGTCGGGGGCGGATACAAGGTGTTTTTTGAAGTGGAGGGTGACCCCGGAGCGGTGATGACCCTGTCCCGCTCCACCGATTCACCCCTGATCGGCAGCTTCACCTACAAACGCGGCGAGCAGCATTCGGTGTTGGCCGGGTTCAGTCTCGAACCCGGTGCCCTGGAGAAGCCAGTCTCTGAATGGCAAACCATTCTCGAAGAATTCATTCCTGGTGTTCGCCTGCTCTCTACGTTTGGTCATGACTGGGGTGATGACGCGCTTTCCAACGGCAGCTGGTGCACCTACCGACCCGGTTGCTTCGAACGCTTCGCCGATGAGCTTCCGCATCACGAAGGTCATCTGTACTTTGCCTCCGGTGATACCACCGAGGGTTGGCGCGGCTTCATCGAAGGCGCCATCGCCAGCGGCTCGCGTACGGCTGTGAATGTGGCTGACAGCCTGACTTCTCAGGCTGCTGCATCAGTCAAACAGCCAGCGCAGGCCTAG